In the Bacillus sp. FJAT-42376 genome, ACATTCTAGTTCAAACGGAATAAGGATTTCATATCCTGAACCAGGTGGTAAACCAAAGATTTTAGACGGGCCATTTACGGAGGCAAAAGAATTAATTGCGGGATATACCTTGATTGAAGTTAAATCAAGAGAAGAAGCTATTGAATGGGCATTAAGGATGCCAGATCCACATGGATTTGGGCAGGGAGAAATTGAGCTTAGGCAGGTATTTGATGCAGTGGACTTGACAGATAATCCGGAATTCCTGGAAAAAGAAGCAGCACTTCGCAAACATGTAGAGGAGCGAATAAAAGCGTGAGTTTGCCCCAAACACAACGAACAATTGAAGCGATATGGCGAATAGAATCTCCAAAACTCATTGCAAAGTTAACTGGGGTTGTACGGGATGTTGGTCATGCAGAGGATTTGGCACAAGATGCCTTGGTGATTGCTCTTGAAAATTGGCCGCATGCCGGGATACCAGACAATCCTGGTGCATGGCTGATGACGACGGCGAAAAGGCGTGCGATTGATTTTTTGCGAAGAACGAAGATTCGTGACAAAAAGTATGTAGAGATTGCTAGAAATACAGATTTATATACTGAGGAAGACATAGATCATGTTCTGGATGAGGAGATTGGTGACAATCTCCTTTGTCTGATTTTTATGACCTGTCATCCAGTATTATCAAAGGATGCCAGAGTTGCCTTGACACTGCGACTGTTATGCGGACTTACCACGGAAGAAATAGCGCGTTCATTCCTCGTCGCGGAATCAACTATTGCTCAGAGAATTGTCCGTGCTAAGAGAACCCTTAACGAAAAAAAGATTCCCTTTGAGGTACCTCTTGGAGAGGAACTTAATAATCGCCTGTTGACCGTACTGGAAGTGGTTTACCTTATGTTTAATGAAGGATATTCAGCAACTTCCGGGAACTACTGGATTCGTCCTTTACTATGCCAAGAGGCACTGAGACTGGGACGTGTCCTTGCCGAGATCGCACCTAATGAACCGGAAGTTCTTGGACTAGTTGCTTTAATGGAAATTCAATTTTCCCGGTTCAAAACTCGAGTTAATTCGAAAGGCGAACCTGTTCTTCTTATGGATCAAAACCGTGCAAAGTGGGATCAATTATTGATTCGCCGAGGTTTGGCAGCACTGGAGCGCAGCCGGAAGTTAGGGCGTTCACTTGGGCCATATTCATTGCAGGCAGCCATCTCTGCTTGCCATGCTCAGGCACCGACTCCAGAGGAGACAGATTGGCCGCGAATTGCTGCTCTTTATGAAGCTCTTTCGATTGTAATGCCCTCGCCAATCGTAGAATTAAACCGGGCAGTTGCTATATCTATGGCATTTGGTCCGGACATTGGCATCCAGATTGTAGACGAGTTGAATGCTGACCCATCCTTAAAGAAATATCATCTATTGCCGAGTGTTCGCGGGGATCTTCTGGTGAAGCTAGGTCGTTACGATGAGGCTCAGACAGAATTTAAACGTGCTGCATCACTAACCCAGAATGAACGTGAACGAACACTTCTGCTTAATCGCGCAATGGGATGTGGAAAAGGAACATCTACATAAAATTTTTTCCCATCCTTGTCGATTACCTCGTTCCTTATTCGTCGTGTGGGTAAAGGAAGGGTTGAGCAGCCTATTCTGCTCGTCATTTCTTCCAACTTAAACGAGGAGGCGAAAGCAATGAGGTTTTTATTGATTATCAAAGCTACAGAGTACTCCGAGGCAGGACTAGCCGGCGGAAAGGATTACCGAGAGGCGATGATTTCGTATAAGAAGTCACTGGCTAAAAAAGGTGCACTTCTTGCCGATGAAGAGCTTCAACCAAGTTCAATCGGGTTAAGAATAACGTATCCAATGAAAGGTGAAAATCCACAGGTATTGGCTGGCCCGTTTCCGGTAAATCAAGACCTTATCATGGAATATATGCTGATTAATGTGAGTTCGGAGGACGAGGCACTAAACTGGGCGCTAAGAATGCCGGTTCCAAAGGTGAGAGGCAAGTACGAGATAGAATTGCGAAGATTAAAAGAGAAACTAGAGTCCATACAAGACCCTGGAATAAAGGCGATGGAAGCCTCTTTACAAGATCAGCTTAATGTGTTGAAAAATTTATAATGTCAATTAGGTAAGTTTATTTGTTTTATTCAAGAAAAGATTTTCCAGGCAGTACATAAACCCTATGAAAAGGAGCGTGTGTAAAAATGAACCAAGAAATAACTGATTTTATTGATGCATTAAACGAACCTTGGCAGGGAGAACTTGCCACTAATCTGCGGGAGGCCGTACATCAGGCCATACCAGATGTACATGAACGCATTCAATACAAAAAGCCACATTTTCTAAAGAACGGAAAGTACGCTGCTGTTATCTCGATATCTAAAGCAGCAGTCAGCTTTACCATTTTTAATGCCGTCACATTGAATCTTCCGGAAGGCATGTTCGATGGACCTCCAGAAAGAAAGACAATGAAGCTCCGTAAAGGGGATGCGGTTGATTTTGAACAGCTTGTCTTATTAATTAGTCAAGCCTCAGAAGCGCTTTAATTACAATTCAATTCTATAAATGATTGGATGTAAATATTAAGAAACCCAGCTAATCTTCTCGTGTGAAGATAGCTGGGTTTTTTAAAGTTAGATGGGATGAAATCAGTGGAGTTTATCGCCTATAGTGATAGCCGAAAAGAACAAGCCATAATAAGAAAAAATATGGGACGGCGTCAAAACATTCGCCGGCAAATTCAGCGGCTACTATGACTCCGTCCGGGCGACCACAGGCGTCGATCCCGTCACCTGCCTCAAACTATCCAAAGCCGAGCGCGTAGCCGCAGTGGCCATGGCAGCCGCAGGCTTCATCCCCTTCGTCGGCTGGGCAGGCCGGGTGATTAAATGCGGAATCGTAATCATCAAAACCGAAAAATAATTAAGATAATACATGGAGTAATTATATTGATAGAACCTGTATACGAATATCATAGTCGGGGTTATCTATAATCATAAATTTAATTGGTATGTGACTGATAGAGAGTTATGGTTTTTAGATTGCAAAAAATTTTATGAAGCAGTTATCAGGACAGCCAGAATGATAAAACGGAATCCCGTATTTTATGAAAAAAAGAATCCATTTTGAAAAATGATGGTTCAAAATGGATTCTTCTTCAGCCTATTAAGTTTCGGTTTTATACCATCTTTGCTCTTAAAGTAAAATCACTTGAAAGCATTCAGTGCGACCTTGGCCGCTTTTGCTATAAGTTCATTATCATAGGTGGCATCCTTGGTATCACGGGTGGATAGAATCGCGATGATGATGGGATCTCTGTTCGGCGGCCAGATGACCGCGATATCGTTTCGCGTTCCGTAGTCGCCTGCTCCGGTTTTATCGCCGACTTCCCATCCTTTAGGAACAGCCGCACGGATCAGCTCGTCTCCAGTCGTATTCCTCCGCATCCAATCTGTTAGGATTGCTCGCTTCTCATTCGGGAGAACGCCATCGACCGTGAAAGCCTTGAGGCTGGTGGCAAGTGCTCTTGCTGTACTTGTATCACGGATGTCTCCTGGGATGGCGGTGTTTAAATCAGTCTCGAAGCGGTCAGCTTCGGTGACATGGTCGCCAATTTCCCTCAGTCCTTTTTCGAAGCCGTTAGGTCCGCCAAGCTTCTGCAATAAAAGGTTCGCGGCGGTATTATCGCTGTATCGAATTGCAGCATCGCAAATTTCCCTAAGGGTCATCCCGGTATCCACGTGCTGCTCTGTGATTGGGGAATACGTGACCAGGTCATCTTTGGTGTAGGTGATGACCTCGTCCAGGCTGTCAATCGGGTTTTGCTTTAGCAATACCCCTGCGGCCAAAGCCTTAAAGGTGGATGCATAGGCGAACCGTTCATCGGGCCGATAGACCACCGTGCGATTTGTACCGGTGTCGATTGCATAGACG is a window encoding:
- a CDS encoding YciI family protein, with protein sequence MRFLLIIKATEYSEAGLAGGKDYREAMISYKKSLAKKGALLADEELQPSSIGLRITYPMKGENPQVLAGPFPVNQDLIMEYMLINVSSEDEALNWALRMPVPKVRGKYEIELRRLKEKLESIQDPGIKAMEASLQDQLNVLKNL
- a CDS encoding DUF1801 domain-containing protein; protein product: MNQEITDFIDALNEPWQGELATNLREAVHQAIPDVHERIQYKKPHFLKNGKYAAVISISKAAVSFTIFNAVTLNLPEGMFDGPPERKTMKLRKGDAVDFEQLVLLISQASEAL
- the bla gene encoding class A beta-lactamase: MGGRIMVKSVSMLEIWMSVGLLSLSLVSLSPFGEGLKQTEAKEIGEQTNRTSHATRQKFGQLEKQFDARLGVYAIDTGTNRTVVYRPDERFAYASTFKALAAGVLLKQNPIDSLDEVITYTKDDLVTYSPITEQHVDTGMTLREICDAAIRYSDNTAANLLLQKLGGPNGFEKGLREIGDHVTEADRFETDLNTAIPGDIRDTSTARALATSLKAFTVDGVLPNEKRAILTDWMRRNTTGDELIRAAVPKGWEVGDKTGAGDYGTRNDIAVIWPPNRDPIIIAILSTRDTKDATYDNELIAKAAKVALNAFK
- a CDS encoding RNA polymerase sigma factor, which translates into the protein MSLPQTQRTIEAIWRIESPKLIAKLTGVVRDVGHAEDLAQDALVIALENWPHAGIPDNPGAWLMTTAKRRAIDFLRRTKIRDKKYVEIARNTDLYTEEDIDHVLDEEIGDNLLCLIFMTCHPVLSKDARVALTLRLLCGLTTEEIARSFLVAESTIAQRIVRAKRTLNEKKIPFEVPLGEELNNRLLTVLEVVYLMFNEGYSATSGNYWIRPLLCQEALRLGRVLAEIAPNEPEVLGLVALMEIQFSRFKTRVNSKGEPVLLMDQNRAKWDQLLIRRGLAALERSRKLGRSLGPYSLQAAISACHAQAPTPEETDWPRIAALYEALSIVMPSPIVELNRAVAISMAFGPDIGIQIVDELNADPSLKKYHLLPSVRGDLLVKLGRYDEAQTEFKRAASLTQNERERTLLLNRAMGCGKGTST
- a CDS encoding YciI family protein encodes the protein MRFMMIVKATTDSEEGKMPSLELIEAMQKYNEELVKAGILLAGDGLHSSSNGIRISYPEPGGKPKILDGPFTEAKELIAGYTLIEVKSREEAIEWALRMPDPHGFGQGEIELRQVFDAVDLTDNPEFLEKEAALRKHVEERIKA